The Hymenobacter sp. DG01 sequence ACCCGTGGCCCCGTCCCGTATTTCTGAAAGTGCAACTGGGTTTTCATGGGGTTGGGTGATGGAGTGATGAGGTAAATAGTGACAGGTGACAGGTAAGGGGTGGTCAGGTGATGGGGTGAATTGTGATAGGTGAAGAGGTTGATGTTGGAAGGCTTTGCTCGGTTTAGGGGGGTAGGCCGGCCTACCCCCTAAACTGAGCAAAACCCTAGCGGGGCGACACCATATCGTTCAACGACGTGGTGCCGCCCCGCTGGGGTTTTACGTTGTTATGCGTACCAAGATGCTACCAAAATACCGTCCTCACGGAGCTGATGGGGAATTTTGTTGCTTCTGTGTTATCTATCCGTTTACCGCCTCATCGCCCCCTACCCCTCTTTGCCCTGTCAAACTCTTGTCAGCATTTACCTGTCACTTGTCACCCCATCACTATTTACCTCATCACCTTAAAAACTCACCCCAACCTCGATACGCCGCCGGATACGATGAATTTCATCACTTCACTGCTGGGCAGATCGAGGTAGGTGATGTTCTGGACTGGCACCAGCACCAGCTCGCCCGAGAAGTTGTAGGAGTGCGGAAAATACACCGCCAGCAAGTCGTCGCGGTGAATGGCGGCCATGGTGGGCTGCGTTACGAAACCCATTTTGAAAGTTTGCTCGGCGGCGCTCAGGCGCACCAGCACCGGCCGGTTGAACTTCTGGTTGTCGCCCACAAAGGCATCGAACAGGTCTTTCAGGCTGGAATAGATGATGCTGACCAGCGGCGTACGGTGCAGCAGCCGCTCGGTAATAATCAGGAAGGGCCGCACCAGAAACGACTTGGCCACGAACCCCACCGCCGTAATCAGCAGCACCGCTACCACCAGCCCCAGCCCCGGCACATCAAAGCTCAGCCCGGCGAACAGGTCGTCGAGCCAGCGCAGCAAGGCAAACAAAATGTACACGGTGAGCCCAATGGGGGCCACAATGAGAAAACCGCTGAGGAAGTAGTTGATGAAACGACGCATGGGCACGAAATTGAAGCGGCTGGTATAGCGGCCGCCCGGGGGCGCAAGATACCCGCACCCGCTAAAACCCGAAAGCCAGGCTACGCGCTACCTCACCGGCCCTTGCAGCCACGCGGGCCGGTGGTTTGTTGTAGCTTTGATTTTCACAACGCACGCCCTTTATGAAAGCTGCCCCCCTGGCCGAGTTCTACCACGACGTAACTGCCTGCACTGGGGCCGAGTTGAGTGCGCTGCTTCCCGATGGCATTCAGCAGGACGTTGGGCATTTTAACGTATTTGAACTGGGCCTGCCGGGGCAGTGCCTGCGCGAGAAGCCCACCGTGCCCTATGCCTGCCGGTCGTTCTACAAAATCAGTTTGCTTCGGGGCCGCAACCGCATTGACTACCCGGATAGCAGCCTCGACCTGGCCCAAAACGCCCTCATTTTCTCCACGCCTAAGGTGCCGCACTACTGGCTGCCATACAACGCCGGCCAGACGGGCTTATTCTGCGTGTTCACCCCCGAGTTTTTGCGGCCGGCCAACAGTGGGGTGGTGCTGGACGAGCTGCCGCTGTTCAAAGCCGAAGGCTACCCAGCCTTTCAGCTCTCCGATGAGCAGGAGGCCCGGGCTACCGCCATTTTTCGGCGGATGCAGGAGGAAATGGCTTCTGACTACATCTACAAATACGACTTGCTGCGCACCTACGTGCTGGAGCTGATGCACCTAGGCCAGAAGCTGCAGCCAACTACTGCCCTGCACCCTGCCTACAGCGCCGCGGCCCGGCTCACGTCGTTGTTCATTGAGCTGCTGGAGCAGCAGTTTCCGTTGGAGACGCCCCAGCAGCGGCTCCGCCTGCGCACGGCCACCGACTACGCTGACCACTTGGCTGTGCACGTCAATCACCTCAACAAAGTGCTCAAGGAAACTACTGGCCGCACCACCACCGACCTGGTAGCAACCCGCATTGCCCAGGAAGCTAAAGCCTTGCTCCGGCAAACCACTTGGACGCTGGCCGAAATTGCCGACGCCCTGGGCTTCGCCGACGTGGCTCACTTCTCCAACTTCTTCAAGCGTCAGTTGGGTGTGGCCCCCGGCGCCTTCCGGCTGCAGGCCCTGGTTTGATTTTTACATAAAACAGATTGGCATTCACAAAATGCCCGCTGGTTGTCTGGCAGACCTTTGTCGGGTTCTTATAACCCAACCATTTTCTTCTCATGACAACTTCCAAAATAGCCTTGGTGACCGGCGGCAGCCGCGGTATCGGTAAAGAAATTGCCCTTCGTCTGGCCCAGAAAGGCATTGACGTGGTCCTGACTTACCACCGCCAGCAGACGGAAGCGGCAGCCGTAGTGGCAGCTATTGAAGACCTGGGCCGCAACGCCGTGGCTCTGCAACTCAACACTGCCGACGTGCGCAGCTTCGATGCCTTCTTTGCCCAGCTGCCCGGCGTGCTGCAGGCATCTTTCGGCACCAGCCGCTTCAATTTCCTCATCAACAACGCCGGCACCGGCCTGCAGGCACCTTTCGCAGAAACCACTGAAGCCCAGTTCGACGAGATGCTGAATATTCACCTCAAGGGTGTGTATTTCCTGACTCAAAAAGCCCTACCCCTGCTCCAGAACGGGGGCCGCATCATCAACATGTCGTCGGCTACCACGCGCATTTCCTACCCCGGCGCCTCGGCCTACGGGATAATGAAAGGCGCGGTGGATGTATTCACGCGCTACCTGGCCGTGGAGCTGGGTGCGCGGGGCATCACCGCCAACGTGGTGGCCCCGGGTGCCATTTTTGGCGGCGGCGCCATGACGGACACGCCGGAAATGCGCGCCTTTGCGGCCCAAATCTCGGCCCTGGGCCGGGTGGGCCTCCCCAACGACGTAGGTGGGGTAGTAGCCTTTCTCTGCACGGAGGAGGCCAAGTGGCTTAACGGCCAGCGGCTGGAGCTAACGGGTGGCGTAAGCCTATAAGTCAGCAAGTTTGTTGTCCTTTCGCAAAAAGAGTAGCCCCGGTGCAGCTAGCTGCACCGGGGCTACTCTTTTTGCGAAAGGAAGCTGCTACGCTACGTGCTCAGCCACTTCCTCAATCCGGTTTTTCACGCGCTGCATCAGCCACATGGGTGTGCTGGTGGCCCCGCAGATACCTACCGACTCGGCGCCCTGGAACCACTCTTCGCTCAGCTCCTCCTCGTTTTCCACGAAGTAGCTGCGCTGATTGGTTTTATTGACTACCGAGAACAAGGCCTTGCCGTTGGAGCTTTTACGCCCGCTCACAAACACCACTACGTCGTGCTGCTGGGCAAACTTGGCCAGGGCCGGCTCGCGGTTGCTTACCTGCCGGCAAATGCTGTCGTTAGCATCAAAGGCTTCCAGGGAGCCCCCAGCGGCCTTAATCCGGTTTTCTATCACCTCCTTCATGTGGTAGAAGCCGGCCGTGCTCTTGGTGGTCTGGCTGAACAGGGTTACGGGGCGCGAAAAGTCCACCTGGTCCAGGTCCTGCTCCGTCATGACGATGAGGGCCTGGTTGCGGGTCTGCCCCGTCAGGCCGATGACCTCAGCGTGGCCGGGCTGTCCGTAAATCACAATCTGCCCATCCTGGCG is a genomic window containing:
- a CDS encoding 4-hydroxy-3-methylbut-2-enyl diphosphate reductase, with translation MNVTIDKNSGYCFGVEFAIQMAEDELGNQETLYCLGDIVHNRMEVERLHALGLRIIDREQLAELHDAKVLIRAHGEPPETYELALRNNIELIDASCPVVLKLQNRVKHAFDATTRQDGQIVIYGQPGHAEVIGLTGQTRNQALIVMTEQDLDQVDFSRPVTLFSQTTKSTAGFYHMKEVIENRIKAAGGSLEAFDANDSICRQVSNREPALAKFAQQHDVVVFVSGRKSSNGKALFSVVNKTNQRSYFVENEEELSEEWFQGAESVGICGATSTPMWLMQRVKNRIEEVAEHVA
- a CDS encoding AraC family transcriptional regulator gives rise to the protein MKAAPLAEFYHDVTACTGAELSALLPDGIQQDVGHFNVFELGLPGQCLREKPTVPYACRSFYKISLLRGRNRIDYPDSSLDLAQNALIFSTPKVPHYWLPYNAGQTGLFCVFTPEFLRPANSGVVLDELPLFKAEGYPAFQLSDEQEARATAIFRRMQEEMASDYIYKYDLLRTYVLELMHLGQKLQPTTALHPAYSAAARLTSLFIELLEQQFPLETPQQRLRLRTATDYADHLAVHVNHLNKVLKETTGRTTTDLVATRIAQEAKALLRQTTWTLAEIADALGFADVAHFSNFFKRQLGVAPGAFRLQALV
- a CDS encoding SDR family NAD(P)-dependent oxidoreductase — encoded protein: MTTSKIALVTGGSRGIGKEIALRLAQKGIDVVLTYHRQQTEAAAVVAAIEDLGRNAVALQLNTADVRSFDAFFAQLPGVLQASFGTSRFNFLINNAGTGLQAPFAETTEAQFDEMLNIHLKGVYFLTQKALPLLQNGGRIINMSSATTRISYPGASAYGIMKGAVDVFTRYLAVELGARGITANVVAPGAIFGGGAMTDTPEMRAFAAQISALGRVGLPNDVGGVVAFLCTEEAKWLNGQRLELTGGVSL
- a CDS encoding DUF502 domain-containing protein — protein: MRRFINYFLSGFLIVAPIGLTVYILFALLRWLDDLFAGLSFDVPGLGLVVAVLLITAVGFVAKSFLVRPFLIITERLLHRTPLVSIIYSSLKDLFDAFVGDNQKFNRPVLVRLSAAEQTFKMGFVTQPTMAAIHRDDLLAVYFPHSYNFSGELVLVPVQNITYLDLPSSEVMKFIVSGGVSRLG